GCGCTTCGGGCGTCGACACCGTCACATTTCTCTCCGCATAAGTATATGAAATATATCGCATTTCTATAAAAAGTGCGCGGCCACGACATAAAATTGCAAAACGCCGTTGACGGGTCCGCCGACCTCTCATAGATAGCCCCTCGTCAACGGCGCTTCGCCAGTCGGAGCGCGGTTCACCGCTAAATCGGTAGCTGACCTCACCGCCCAAGTAGATTGGGAGGGAAGGAAAGTTGCCGGTTGAGCGGTTCGCTTTTTCTCATTGTTGGAATGATGAAGGGACATGTGGGCGGCGGCCCCGGGACCGATGGCTTCAGGGCGTCGGTATCTCGGTAAAATTATGCCGTTCCACGAGTTCTTCGTTCGAGACCAGGCCTGCTTGCAGGTCGGGCGTCGGGTTGAGAATTCAATGTCCCAATACACCATGTATTGTGCAGGAACGGCTCCTTGAAGTGCGGTCCGCTGAGTTGGGTTATTCCACCTGGCTCGTAGGATCGTTCAAAAACTTGAGAGTTTGATTCTGGCTCAGAACGAACGCTGGCGGCATGCCTAACACATGCAAGTCGAACGAAGGCTTCGGCCTTAGTGGCGCACGGGTGCGTAACGCGTGGGAATCTGCCCTTGGGTACGGAATAACAGTGAGAAATTACTGCTAATACCGTATGATGACGTAAGTCCAAAGATTTATCGCCCAGGGATGAGCCCGCGTAGGATTAGCTAGTTGGTGAGGTAAAGGCTCACCAAGGCGACGATCCTTAGCTGGTCTGAGAGGATGATCAGCCACACTGGGACTGAGACACGGCCCAGACTCCTACGGGAGGCAGCAGTGGGGAATATTGGACAATGGGCGAAAGCCTGATCCAGCAATGCCGCGTGAGTGATGAAGGCCTTAGGGTTGTAAAGCTCTTTTACCCGGGAAGATAATGACTGTACCGGGAGAATAAGCCCCGGCTAACTCCGTGCCAGCAGCCGCGGTAATACGGAGGGGGCTAGCGTTGTTCGGAATTACTGGGCGTAAAGCGTACGTAGGCGGCTTTGTAAGTTAGAGGTGAAAGCCTGGTGCTCAACACCAGAACTGCCTTTAAGACTGCATCGCTTGAACGTCGGAGAGGTGAGTGGAATTCCGAGTGTAGAGGTGAAATTCGTAGATATTCGGAAGAACACCAGTGGCGAAGGCGGCTCACTGGACGACTGTTGACGCTGAGGTACGAAAGCGTGGGGAGCAAACAGGATTAGATACCCTGGTAGTCCACGCCGTAAACGATGAAGACTAGCTGTCCGGGCACTTGGTGCTTGGGTGGCGCAGCTAACGCATTAAGTCTTCCGCCTGGGGAGTACGGCCGCAAGGTTAAAACTCAAAGAAATTGACGGGGGCCTGCACAAGCGGTGGAGCATGTGGTTTAATTCGAAGCAACGCGCAGAACCTTACCAGCGTTTGACATGTCTAGTATGGTTACCAGAGATGGTTTCCTTCAGTTCGGCTGGCTAGAACACAGGTGCTGCATGGCTGTCGTCAGCTCGTGTCGTGAGATGTTGGGTTAAGTCCCGCAACGAGCGCAACCCTCGTCCTTAGTTGCCATCATTTAGTTGGGCACTCTAAGGAAACCGCCGGTGATAAGCCGGAGGAAGGTGGGGATGACGTCAAGTCCTCATGGCCCTTACGCGCTGGGCTACACACGTGCTACAATGGCAGTGACAATGGGCTGCGACCTCGCGAGGGGTAGCTAATCCCAAAAAACTGTCTCAGTTCGGATTGCACTCTGCAACTCGAGTGCATGAAGGCGGAATCGCTAGTAATCGCGGATCAGCATGCCGCGGTGAATACGTTCCCAGGCCTTGTACACACCGCCCGTCACACCATGGGAGTTGGTTTCACCCGAAGGCGCTGCGCTAACCGCAAGGAGGCAGGCGACCACGGTGGGATTAGCGACTGGGGTGAAGTCGTAACAAGGTAGCCGTAGGGGAACCTGCGGCTGGATCACCTCCTTTCTAAGGATCGGTCCGAAAGCGCTCTCGACTTGATCGGGAGAAGAGCTTCGAACCTTTCGTATAGAACATTGCCGCCGTCCTCATGTCCCTTCATCACTGGAAACCGCATCACGCGGGTTCGTCTGCTCCGGCTTTTGCCGAGAGCGGATGTTGTGCGTGAATGTGGAAGCCTGAGCTGGCTCACGCCGCCTGCGGCCCTTTGGGCCGTTCAGGATTGGCATGGGGGCCGGTAGCTCAGGTGGTTAGAGCGCACGCCTGATAAGCGTGAGGTCGTAGGTTCAACTCCTACTCGGCCCACCATTGTCAAGATTGTGCGCGGTGCTTGGAAGAGCATCGTTCACCTGTGGGGCCTTAGCTCAGCTGGGAGAGCGGTTGCTTTGCAAGCATCAGGTCATCGGTTCGATCCCGATAGGCTCCACCAGCATTTCAGATGCAAACGGCAAGGCCGTTTGCACGAAATGCTCCCAAGCCGGCGAGAGCCGGCGCATGTGGTACGACGCTGCGGGATGCCGCTGACGCGACCAAGTTTTCCAGGGATGAAGATCACGAGATCCGGCTACGGCCGGTAGGAAGCGCATTGCGCTTCTGCTGTTTGACATTGTGAATGGGTTCTAGAAATCGATGCCGCGGCGGCATTGTTTCTGGTCGTTGAGAGCTTCGGCTTTGGGCGACAGGAAAGATAGCTGCTGCAATTGATTACTATGCTGAGCAAATGAACCGCATTGACCAGCAGGCTGCTGGGCTATCCGATCAAGACGCAAGTCTTGATGGCCTTTCAGCCTTGTCGCTGGTGGTGCGGACTCTCAAGCGTGAGGTAAGGGCATTTGGTGGATGCCTTGGCATGCACAGGCGATGAAGGACGTGGCACGCTGCGATAAGCGTCGGTGAGGTGTGAGCAACCTTTGACCCGACGATTTCCGAATGGGGAAACCCATCCTCACCATTTAATCTCTTCCTCGGGAAACCGAGGCGGGGGTTAAATGGGAAGGATATCACCGAAGTGAATACATAGCTTTGGTGAAGCGAACCCGGCGAACTGAAACATCTCAGTAGCTGGAGGAAAAGACATCAACCGAGATTCCGTTAGTAGTGGCGAGCGAACGCGGACCAGGCCAGTGCCTGATATTCAACTAGCAGAACAGTTTGGAAAGACTGGCCATAGCGGGTGACAGCCCCGTATGCGAAAGTGATGTATCAGGACTCGAGTAGGGCGGAACACGTGTAATTCTGTCTGAACATGGGGGGACCACCCTCCAAGCCTAAATACTCGTGCATGACCGATAGCGAACAAGTACCGTGAGGGAAAGGTGAAAAGCACCCCGATGAGGGGAGTGAAACAGTACCTGAAACCGAATGCCTACAAGCAGTTGGAGGGCTCATTGAGGCCTGACAGCGTACCTCTTGCATAATGGGTCTGTGACTTAATCTGTCAAGCAAGCTTAAGCCGTTAGGTGTAGGCGCAGCGAAAGCGAGTCTGAATAGGGCGAATGAGTTTGACGGATTAGACCCGAAACCCGGCGATCTAGGCATGACCAGGATGAAGGTGGGGTAACACCCACTGGAGGTCCGAACCGATTAACGTTGAAAAGTTACCGGATGAGTTGTGTTTAGGGGTGAAAGGCCAATCAAGCCGGGAAATAGCTGGTTCTCCGCGAAAACTATTGAGGTAGTGCCTCGTATGTTTACCGTTGGGGGTAGAGCACTGGATGGATGCGGGGGTCGCGAGATCTACCAACTCTAACCAAACTCCGAATACCAACGAGTATAGTACGGGAGACAGACGGCGGGTGCTAAGGTCCGTCGTCAAGAGGGAAACAGCCCTGACCTACAGCTAAGGTCCCCAAGTCGTGTCTAAGTGGGAAAGCATGTGGGAATCCCAAAACAACCAGGAGGTTGGCTTAGAAGCAGCCATCCTTTAAAGAAAGCGTAACAGCTCACTGGTCTAAATAAGGGTTCCTGCGGCGAAGATGTAACGGGGCTCAAGACACGCACCGAAGCTTAGGGTGTGGATTTATCCACGCGGTAGCGGAGCGTTCCGTAAGCCTGTGAAGCGATCTGGTAATGGGTCGTGGAGGTATCGGAAGTGCGAATGCAGACATGAGTAGCGATAAAGAGGGTGAGATGCCCTCTCGCCGAAAGACCAAGGGTTCCTGCTTAAAGCTAATCTGAGCAGGGTGAGCCGGCCCCTAAGACGAGCCCGAAGGGGGTAGTCGATGGGAACCACGTTAATATTCGTGGGCCTGGTGGTGTGTGACGGATCTCGTGTATTGTTCGACCTTATCGGATTGGTCGGGCTTTGAAGAGGTTCCAGGAAATAGCCCCACCGTATAGACCGTACCCGAAACCGACACAGGTGGTCAGGTAGAGTATACCAAGGCGCTTGAGAGAAGTGTGCTGAAGGAACTCGGCAAATTGCCTCCGTACCTTCGGAAGAAGGAGGCCCCAACTATGCGCAAGCACTGTTGGGGGGCACAGGCCAGGGGGTAGCGACTGTTTAGCAAAAACACAGGGCTCTGCTAAGTCGGCTTCAAGACGACGTATAGGGTCTGACGCCTGCCCGGTGCCGGAAGGTTAAGTGGAGATGTGCAAGCATCGAAATGAAGCCCCGGTAAACGGCGGCCGTAACTATAACGGTCCTAAGGTAGCGAAATTCCTTGTCGGGTAAGTTCCGACCTGCACGAATGGCGTAACGACTTCCCCACTGTCTCCAGCACATGCTCAGCGAAATTGAATTCTCCGTGAAGATGCGGAGTACCCGCGGTTAGACGGAAAGACCCCGTGCACCTTTACTGCAGCTTCAGAGTGGCATTAGGAAAGAACTGTGTAGCATAGGTGGGAGGCTTTGAAGCATTGGCGCCAGCTGATGTGGAGCCATAGGTGAAATACCACCCTGTTGTTTTCTGATGTCTAACCTCGTTCCGTGAAGCCGGAACAGGGACCCTCTGTGGCGGGTAGTTTGACTGGGGCGGTCGCCTCCCAAAGAGTAACGGAGGCGCGCGAAGGTTGGCTCAGGCCGGTTGGAAACCGGCTGTTAGAGTGCAATGGCATAAGCCAGCCTGACTGCGAGACTGACAAGTCGAGCAGAGACGAAAGTCGGTCATAGTGATCCGGTGGTCCCTCGTGGAAGGGCCATCGCTCAACGGATAAAAGGTACGCCGGGGATAACAGGCTGATAACCCCCAAGAGCTCATATCGACGGGGTTGTTTGGCACCTCGATGTCGGCTCATCACATCCTGGGGCTGGAGCAGGTCCCAAGGGTTTGGCTGTTCGCCAATTAAAGTGGTACGTGAGCTGGGTTCAGAACGTCGCGAGACAGTTTGGTCCCTATCTGCCGTGGGCGTCGATATTTGAGAGGACTTGTCCCTAGTACGAGAGGACCGGGATGAACATGCCTCTGGTGGACCTGTCGTCGTGCCAACGGCGCAGCAGGGTAGCTATGCATGGACGAGATAACCGCTGAAAGCATCTAAGCGGGAAGCTCCCCTCGAGATAAGATATCTTAGGACGGTCGAAGACCACGACCTTGATAGATCGGATGTGGAAGTGCGGTAACGCATGGAGCTAACCGATACTAATTGTCCTATTCGCGCTTGAGAGTCCCACCATCATCGACAAGGCTGATGCCTTCGATGTGGCGGTTCCAAGCTCATCATAGTGGTGCACATCGATTTCGAACCCGAACCGCAAGGCGTGACCCAACAGTCACGCCGCATCACGCAGGCTCCATTGCTTGGTGACCATAGCGTCTGTGACCCACCCGATCCCATCCCGAACTCGGCCGTGAAACCAGACAGCGCCGATGGTACTATTGCTTAAGCACTGGAAGAGTAGGTCGTCGCCAGGCATTGAAGCCTGCGTCATGCGCGCGGTTCACGAACCCATACACAATGTCTTTCGCCCGTCAGGGCCCGAACGCCCTCGATCCATATCGGGGGCGTTCGTGTTTGACGGACAAATGGTCCAGGGCTCACACCCAGGACCAACAGGTGGCGCGGGGTGGAGCAGCCCGGTAGCTCGTCAGGCTCATAACCTGAAGGTCACAGGTTCAAATCCTGTCCCCGCAACCAACATCACATAGACCAAAACCGCCCAGGACATCCTGAGGCGGTTTTTTTTATGCCTGCTTTCCGTGGCTTAGCCCCGAGTCGCGATGTCCAGCCGCGTCCGTCCGAGACCCACCGAGCCCCAGGACGTCGATTTGACGGCGGGGGTATTTTTAGCGGTACCTCCCTCGCAGACGATGGAGATACCCCCATGGCGCTCAAGGAACTGGAGGCTCGCTACGCCACGAAGCGGGCAAAGGACTATAAGCTGGCCGACGGCGAGGGCCTGTATCTGCTCGTCCGGCCCAACGGCTCCAAGCTGTGGCGGATGAAGTACCGCTATGCCGACAAGGAGAAGCTGCTCTCCTTTGGCCGCTATCCGGCGCTGAGCCTTGCTGACGCCCGGTTGAAGCGCGCCGAGGCCAAGCTCGCCTTGGCCGCCGGACGTGATCCTGGCGCCAGAGAGACGGCGCCTGCAGGGAAGACGTTTGAGGAGGCAGCGACGGCGTGGCATCAGAACCGCGTCGAGGCGCTCGACGAAGCCCATGCCAACCGGATCATGGCGCGGCTCAAACGCGATGCGTTTCCGGAGCTGGGCCCCATGGCCTTACGCCAGATCAAGCCGGCTGACGTTCTGGCGATGGTGCGGGTCGTGGAGGCGAGGGGGGCTCTCGATGTCAGCCGGCGCCTCAAGCAGCATGTCAGCCAGATCTATCGCTTTGCCATCCCGCAGGGCTGGGCCGATACCGATCCTGCCGCTTATCTGGCGGATCTGCTCAAGCCCAAGCCGCGTGTGCGGCATATGGCCCGTGTGGCGAGCGAAGAGCTCCCGGACCTCGTTCGCGCGATTGACGGGTATGACGGGGAGGAGAACCCGAAGAGGCGCGCCATCACCCGGGCGGCTTTGCTCTTCACGTTGCTGACGTGGGCACGGACCGCCGAAACACGGCTCGCCACCTGGAGTGAGATAGAGCGCCTCGACGGACCCGAGCCGATCTGGCGGGTGCCAGCCGAGCGGATGAAAATGGAGCGCGAGCATATCGTACCGCTGTCCGGTCAGGCTGCAGACCTGCTGAAAGCGCTGCGGGAGCATAGTCGCAGTGCTTATGTGTTTCCGGGCGAGAAGGCCGGGCAGCCGCTCTCCCAGAATACGATGATCTATGGCTGCTACCGGATGGGATATCGCGGGCGGCAGACCGTCCATGGCTTCCGGGGGCTGGCGTCGACCTGGGCCAATGAGGCGGAATGCTACCGTTCGGACTGGATAGAGATGGCGCTCGCTCATGCCGACGAGGATGAGGTCCGTAGCGCCTACAACAGCGCCCTCTATCTCTCGCCTCGCAGGCGCATGCTCCAGGCTTGGGCTGACCATATCACGGCGATGATTGAGGGTGGGGGGCAAGACAGCGCGTCAGCAGCCCTGCAGAGCGGTTGGCCTAGGAGGAACGCGGCGTTCCAATCCGCCGCCGCGTCCCTCTGTCGTGCAGCCGCATCGACTGCGGCCGGATTTAGGTTCGGCGAACGCGCATCCGCGAATGTCGGAGCCCGGGCCTGTCCAGCTACCGGACAGGCAGAGGCTTCCTAGCCGACCGCGCTTAACAAACCGGAACCAGGGCCACGGGAATATTGCGGTCTTTCCGCAATAATTCTGTGGAGAGGCTACGGATTTTCCGCACGGATCGGAGCAGAGCGAACGGAAACAGATCCGCCGTGCTCCTCACCCTGCCGGATCGAGCGGGTCGGCCGACACCTTCTATGACGATGCGTTTCGGGGGGCTGCCGAAGAACCCAAGATCAGGGGCACGCTTAGGCACGTGTCGGCTACCCGCCGCCCTTCAAGTCAGAAGTGGAATACCACGCCCGCCATCGGCCGGATGCTGTCGAAATCATACGTATCGATCTGCAGACGCAGGCGCGCGCCGGCCGGCAGGCTCACGCCGTCAAGGCCAACGTCCTTCGGGCCGACTTCGATACCACCGCCGTATACCCAATCCTTCTGATCACTCCAGCCGCGGCGGCCATTCACCCACTGATAGCCGGCCGACAGAAAGATCAGGCCGCTCTGGCCGGCGCGGAAGCCCGCACGGCCCTTAGCGCCATACTCCCAATCGATATC
This DNA window, taken from Sphingomonas sp. AP4-R1, encodes the following:
- a CDS encoding integrase arm-type DNA-binding domain-containing protein; translated protein: MALKELEARYATKRAKDYKLADGEGLYLLVRPNGSKLWRMKYRYADKEKLLSFGRYPALSLADARLKRAEAKLALAAGRDPGARETAPAGKTFEEAATAWHQNRVEALDEAHANRIMARLKRDAFPELGPMALRQIKPADVLAMVRVVEARGALDVSRRLKQHVSQIYRFAIPQGWADTDPAAYLADLLKPKPRVRHMARVASEELPDLVRAIDGYDGEENPKRRAITRAALLFTLLTWARTAETRLATWSEIERLDGPEPIWRVPAERMKMEREHIVPLSGQAADLLKALREHSRSAYVFPGEKAGQPLSQNTMIYGCYRMGYRGRQTVHGFRGLASTWANEAECYRSDWIEMALAHADEDEVRSAYNSALYLSPRRRMLQAWADHITAMIEGGGQDSASAALQSGWPRRNAAFQSAAASLCRAAASTAAGFRFGERASANVGARACPATGQAEAS
- a CDS encoding opacity protein — its product is MKKFAFAALLAALLPVAAHAQDAAPDGSKAFGIEPYVGVLGGYHSFDRDSEFGSAPGHRRFNGALLSGIAGVNIPLGAFFVGAEGNATKGFGDIDWEYGAKGRAGFRAGQSGLIFLSAGYQWVNGRRGWSDQKDWVYGGGIEVGPKDVGLDGVSLPAGARLRLQIDTYDFDSIRPMAGVVFHF